Proteins encoded by one window of Antechinus flavipes isolate AdamAnt ecotype Samford, QLD, Australia chromosome 4, AdamAnt_v2, whole genome shotgun sequence:
- the B3GNT7 gene encoding UDP-GlcNAc:betaGal beta-1,3-N-acetylglucosaminyltransferase 7 codes for MSERSERIRKLHRPPGRRLRGLRSPMGAPRVKKKTVYRSAGLSLLLLLALTVLQRGLAPGQFLYPSPSSLVKRADSGFWKLSGNTPSPAPPTATAAVWDVAASNCSANTNLSRQAWFRALEPHFQQFLLYRHCRYFPMLMNHPEKCAGDVYLLVVVKSVITQHDRREAIRRTWGREREAPGGRGAVRTLFLLGTASKQEERAHYQQLLAFEDRLYGDILQWDFLDSFFNLTLKEVHFLKWQAAFCPGVRFIFKGDDDVFVSPENLLEFLADQRPEGDLFVGDVLARARPIRKKDNKYYIPGALYAKPVYPPYAGGGGFLMAGGLARRLFRASERLQLYPIDDVFLGMCLQALGVRPTAHTGFKTFGITRDKSSALNKEPCFFRSMLVVHKLLPDELLRMWELVHGNLTCSRKLQVL; via the exons ATGTCGGAGCGCTCTGAGAGGATCCGGAAGCTTCACAGGCCTCCGGGGCGACGGCTCCGGGGTCTCCGATCACCGATGGGGGCGCCGAGGGTCAA GAAGAAGACGGTGTACCGCTCGGCGGGCCTGTCCCTGCTGCTGCTCCTGGCCCTGACGGTGCTGCAGCGCGGCCTGGCTCCGGGCCAGTTCCTTTACCCTTCGCCCTCCAGCCTGGTCAAGCGGGCGGACTCCGGGTTCTGGAAGTTGTCCGGGAACACCCCGAGCCCCGCGCCCCCCACGGCCACAGCCGCCGTCTGGGACGTGGCGGCCTCCAACTGCTCGGCCAACACCAACCTGTCGCGGCAGGCCTGGTTCCGGGCCCTGGAGCCGCACTTCCAGCAGTTCCTCCTGTACCGGCACTGCCGCTACTTCCCCATGCTGATGAACCACCCCGAGAAGTGCGCCGGCGACGTCTACCTGCTGGTGGTGGTCAAGTCGGTGATCACGCAGCACGACCGGCGCGAGGCCATCCGGCGCACCTGGGGGCGCGAGCGCGAGGCGCCGGGGGGCCGGGGGGCCGTGCGCACCCTCTTCCTGCTGGGCACGGCCTCCAAGCAGGAGGAGCGCGCCCACTACCAGCAGCTGCTGGCCTTCGAGGACCGGCTCTACGGCGACATCCTGCAGTGGGACTTCCTGGACTCCTTCTTCAACCTGACGCTGAAGGAGGTGCACTTCCTCAAGTGGCAGGCCGCCTTCTGCCCCGGCGTGCGCTTCATCTTCAAGGGGGACGACGACGTGTTCGTCAGCCCCGAGAACCTGCTGGAGTTCCTGGCCGACCAGCGGCCCGAGGGCGACCTCTTCGTGGGCGACGTGCTCGCGCGCGCGCGGCCCATCCGCAAGAAGGACAACAAGTACTACATCCCGGGCGCGCTCTACGCCAAGCCCGTGTACCCGCCCTACGCGGGGGGCGGGGGCTTCCTCATGGCCGGCGGCCTGGCGCGCCGCCTCTTCCGCGCCTCCGAGCGCCTGCAGCTCTACCCCATCGACGACGTCTTCCTGGGCATGTGCCTGCAGGCGCTGGGCGTGCGGCCCACGGCGCACACGGGCTTCAAGACGTTCGGCATCACGCGGGACAAGAGCAGCGCCCTCAACAAGGAGCCCTGCTTCTTCCGCTCCATGCTGGTGGTGCACAAGCTGCTGCCCGACGAGCTGCTGCGCATGTGGGAGCTGGTGCACGGCAACCTCACCTGCTCCCGCAAGCTGCAGGTGCTCTAG